One window of Tepidanaerobacter acetatoxydans Re1 genomic DNA carries:
- a CDS encoding LegC family aminotransferase: MDHNPIPLSVPNLSLDIMENIKETIETGWVSTGGRFITEFEEKTAKYVGVKRAVSCQSGTAGLHLALKVLGIEPEDEVIVPTVTFIAAVNPVKYMGAEPIFMDCDDTLDMDMNKLEEFLENECDYIDGKVINKKSKRQIKAIVIVHVFGNPADMEKLMRIKEKYNLKVIEDSTEALGSYYLEGKYKGKYCGTIGDIGVYSFNANKIITTGGGGMVVSNNQELLDKAAYLAVQAKTDPLYFVHDEIGYNYRMTNIQAAFGTDQIDRLESFIETKIRNYNLYKKAIENIEGLMLLPFREDTRSNHWFYSVIVDKDKYGIDRDELLRKLNNDNIQTRPLWSLIHKQKPYLNNQSYKIEKAEFYEKNLINLPCSSNLSKEEVGVVVEKLK; the protein is encoded by the coding sequence ATGGATCATAATCCAATCCCCCTATCAGTTCCCAACCTTTCTTTAGACATCATGGAGAACATAAAAGAAACTATAGAAACAGGCTGGGTGTCAACAGGCGGTAGATTTATAACTGAATTTGAAGAAAAGACAGCAAAATATGTAGGTGTAAAAAGAGCAGTATCCTGTCAAAGCGGTACGGCAGGGCTTCATCTTGCACTGAAGGTGCTTGGTATAGAGCCGGAGGATGAGGTAATAGTCCCTACAGTTACATTTATAGCAGCGGTAAATCCGGTGAAATACATGGGTGCAGAACCTATATTTATGGATTGTGATGATACATTAGATATGGATATGAATAAGCTTGAAGAATTTCTGGAAAATGAATGTGATTACATAGACGGAAAGGTAATTAATAAAAAGAGCAAAAGACAGATAAAAGCAATAGTAATAGTTCATGTATTCGGCAATCCGGCAGATATGGAAAAGCTTATGAGGATAAAGGAGAAGTACAACTTAAAAGTTATAGAAGACTCTACAGAAGCCCTGGGCTCATATTATCTGGAAGGAAAATATAAAGGCAAGTACTGCGGTACTATCGGTGATATAGGCGTATATTCCTTTAATGCCAACAAGATAATAACAACCGGCGGCGGTGGGATGGTAGTTTCAAATAATCAAGAATTACTTGACAAAGCAGCATATTTAGCAGTCCAAGCAAAAACAGATCCGCTCTATTTTGTTCACGACGAAATCGGATACAATTACCGTATGACCAATATCCAGGCAGCCTTTGGAACGGACCAGATAGACAGATTAGAAAGCTTTATAGAAACAAAGATTAGAAACTACAACTTATATAAAAAAGCCATAGAAAACATAGAAGGTTTAATGCTCCTTCCTTTTAGAGAAGATACCAGATCAAACCACTGGTTCTATTCTGTAATAGTTGATAAAGACAAATACGGAATAGATAGAGATGAACTTCTCAGGAAACTAAACAATGACAATATCCAAACAAGACCTCTGTGGAGCCTAATACATAAACAAAAACCCTACCTCAATAACCAAAGCTATAAAATCGAAAAAGCAGAGTTTTATGAGAAAAACCTCATAAACCTCCCCTGCAGCAGCAATTTGAGCAAGGAAGAAGTTGGGGTAGTGGTGGAGAAACTTAAATAA
- a CDS encoding holo-ACP synthase, whose translation MLIGTDILDLKRIKIIERKKSILCRLFTPLELESTVKLNYMEKIIALGSMLAAKEAAVKALGTGFTDTISVQDVQIVINENSEGKIEFLNKAKSFADELGVTETHLAIDTENKLVVAIVALERGFLHR comes from the coding sequence ATGCTAATCGGCACCGATATCCTTGATCTTAAAAGAATAAAAATTATAGAACGCAAAAAAAGTATTCTGTGCAGACTTTTTACCCCTTTAGAATTAGAATCAACAGTTAAACTCAATTATATGGAAAAAATAATTGCCTTAGGCAGTATGTTGGCAGCAAAAGAAGCAGCGGTAAAAGCTCTAGGGACAGGATTTACTGATACTATCAGTGTCCAAGATGTTCAAATAGTAATAAATGAAAATAGTGAGGGGAAAATAGAATTTTTAAATAAAGCCAAAAGTTTTGCAGATGAATTGGGCGTTACAGAAACACATCTAGCAATAGATACTGAAAACAAATTAGTTGTTGCTATAGTGGCTTTAGAAAGAGGATTTTTACATAGATAG
- a CDS encoding acetyltransferase has protein sequence MKKILIVGAGGFGREVYNWIKDSQEKYPDWQVVGFLDDNLSALKEYNYEVGVVSTISEYRPQDDEYLVMAIGTPQIKNELANLLRDKGAKFETFIHRTSIIGKNVEIGLGSVLCPNSIITCDANIGEFVTINCGSGTGHDASVDDYSTLSGQVDITGFAKVGKRVSIGSSACVLPGVIIGDDSVIGAGSVVVRNVREGSTVFGNPAKYIK, from the coding sequence ATGAAGAAAATTTTAATTGTAGGTGCGGGTGGCTTTGGTCGAGAAGTCTATAACTGGATTAAAGATTCGCAGGAAAAGTATCCGGACTGGCAAGTGGTGGGATTTTTAGATGATAATTTGTCAGCGCTAAAGGAGTATAATTATGAAGTAGGTGTAGTATCAACGATATCGGAGTATCGGCCTCAAGACGATGAGTATCTGGTTATGGCCATAGGAACTCCACAAATTAAGAATGAGCTTGCTAATTTGCTCAGGGATAAAGGTGCAAAGTTTGAAACCTTTATCCACAGAACAAGTATTATAGGAAAAAATGTAGAGATTGGCCTAGGCAGTGTTTTGTGTCCAAATTCTATTATAACCTGCGATGCAAATATAGGGGAGTTTGTTACGATTAATTGCGGATCAGGCACAGGCCACGATGCGTCAGTGGATGACTATTCAACTCTCAGCGGTCAGGTCGATATAACGGGTTTTGCAAAGGTAGGTAAAAGAGTGAGTATTGGCAGTAGTGCTTGCGTTTTACCAGGCGTTATTATAGGAGATGATTCGGTTATTGGCGCAGGTAGTGTAGTAGTTCGAAATGTACGGGAAGGTTCTACTGTTTTTGGAAATCCTGCAAAATACATAAAGTAA
- a CDS encoding SDR family NAD(P)-dependent oxidoreductase, with product MAFNPMSLEGKRILVTGASSGIGRETAIILSKLGAEVVLLARNRERLEETCRELEGEGHSIYEYNLEQLDGIPELLKTVASEQGRLSGVFHAAGIEATIPLNIIKEKKIEPVFKTSAFATLMIAKGLSHKDVKEETSSLVVMSSAAGITGNNGISLYSASKAAVDGAVRALAVELAPKNIRVNSIAAGLVKTKMYEDLVNRAPSEAIKRKMERYPLGFGLPEDVAMAAAFLLSDASKWITGTTMVVDGGFTISKE from the coding sequence ATGGCTTTTAACCCTATGTCCTTGGAAGGTAAAAGAATATTAGTAACCGGTGCTTCATCGGGAATAGGCAGAGAAACGGCTATTATTTTAAGCAAACTCGGAGCGGAAGTCGTGTTATTAGCCAGAAACAGAGAAAGACTTGAAGAAACTTGCAGAGAGCTCGAAGGAGAAGGCCACAGCATATATGAATATAACTTAGAACAATTAGATGGCATACCGGAATTGTTAAAAACCGTTGCATCTGAGCAAGGGAGGCTTTCCGGGGTATTTCATGCTGCGGGGATAGAAGCAACAATTCCCCTAAATATAATTAAAGAGAAGAAAATTGAACCTGTTTTTAAAACTAGTGCATTTGCGACTTTAATGATTGCCAAGGGCTTGAGCCATAAAGATGTTAAAGAAGAAACTTCAAGCTTGGTAGTTATGTCATCAGCAGCCGGAATAACAGGGAATAATGGAATATCGCTTTATTCTGCCAGCAAGGCTGCCGTTGACGGTGCTGTAAGAGCGCTGGCTGTAGAACTTGCCCCTAAAAATATCAGGGTAAACTCAATAGCTGCCGGATTGGTCAAAACAAAAATGTACGAAGATCTGGTTAATCGTGCTCCCAGTGAAGCAATTAAAAGAAAAATGGAAAGATACCCGCTTGGATTTGGACTTCCGGAAGATGTGGCAATGGCAGCAGCGTTTTTATTATCAGATGCTTCAAAGTGGATAACAGGAACTACCATGGTAGTTGATGGAGGATTTACTATTAGCAAAGAATAA
- a CDS encoding 3-oxoacyl-ACP synthase III family protein: protein MIQTLASNVNIKGIVCAVPKNIVKNDGFEKYFPKEDINKITEMTGVRQRRISNSDTCTSDLCTAAAAKLIEELDWPADTIDGIIFISQTPDYRLPATSCVVQDKLGLSTECMAFDVNLGCSGYVYGLWMAANFIAAGALKRILLLVGDTPSKAVSPNDRSTSMLFGDAASATALEIDETSSTISFVLKTDGKGSNNLIIPAGGYRNPATQENLVRNVQPDGSIRSLNDLYMDGGEIFNFTIKRVPPLVKELLSINNLDVKDIDYFVFHQANEFILKHLAKKLKLSQEQTPISIDRFGNTSSASIPLTITSELQDVLSSNKKKLAMIGFGVGYSWGGALMDAGPLTSLRLLEV from the coding sequence ATGATACAAACGCTGGCATCGAATGTTAATATTAAAGGAATAGTCTGTGCCGTACCGAAAAATATCGTTAAGAATGATGGTTTTGAAAAATATTTCCCCAAAGAAGATATAAATAAAATAACTGAAATGACAGGCGTTAGGCAAAGGCGTATTTCAAATAGCGATACTTGCACATCGGATTTATGTACTGCGGCTGCTGCAAAATTGATTGAAGAACTGGATTGGCCGGCAGATACAATAGACGGTATTATCTTTATTTCTCAAACGCCGGACTATAGGCTCCCTGCCACAAGCTGTGTTGTGCAAGATAAACTGGGACTATCTACAGAATGCATGGCATTTGACGTAAATCTAGGATGTTCCGGCTATGTTTATGGATTATGGATGGCTGCCAATTTTATCGCAGCAGGAGCTTTAAAGCGGATTTTGCTTCTTGTAGGTGATACTCCAAGTAAAGCTGTTTCCCCTAATGATCGTTCAACATCTATGCTTTTTGGCGATGCTGCTTCGGCAACAGCTCTAGAGATAGACGAAACATCTTCAACTATAAGCTTTGTTTTAAAAACAGACGGTAAAGGCAGCAATAATTTAATTATTCCGGCAGGAGGGTATAGGAATCCGGCAACACAAGAAAATCTTGTAAGAAATGTTCAACCCGATGGAAGTATACGAAGCCTAAATGACCTATACATGGATGGCGGAGAAATTTTTAATTTTACAATAAAGAGAGTGCCGCCACTGGTAAAAGAGCTGTTAAGCATAAATAACTTAGATGTTAAAGATATTGATTACTTTGTTTTTCATCAGGCAAATGAATTTATTTTAAAACATTTGGCAAAAAAATTAAAACTTAGTCAAGAACAAACGCCTATCAGCATTGATAGATTTGGAAATACGAGCTCTGCTTCAATACCTCTGACAATAACAAGCGAACTGCAAGATGTGCTAAGCTCCAATAAGAAAAAGCTTGCAATGATAGGTTTTGGAGTAGGTTATTCGTGGGGAGGCGCCTTAATGGATGCGGGTCCTCTTACAAGTTTACGATTATTGGAGGTGTAG
- a CDS encoding acyl carrier protein, with translation MEFKEFLAELADLLEVDAEDLNDDYELDSENFDSVAVVSTIALIDEYFDVTVNGKSLSQAKTVGEVMDLIKKAKED, from the coding sequence ATGGAATTTAAGGAATTTTTAGCGGAACTTGCAGATTTATTAGAGGTAGATGCAGAAGATTTAAATGATGATTACGAATTAGATAGCGAAAATTTTGATTCAGTCGCTGTAGTATCTACTATAGCTTTAATCGATGAATATTTTGATGTAACAGTCAACGGAAAGTCACTGTCACAGGCCAAAACAGTGGGAGAAGTAATGGATTTAATAAAAAAAGCAAAAGAGGATTAA
- a CDS encoding 3-oxoacyl-ACP synthase III family protein: MRNRAYIKDIASYLPAQKLTNDELIKDYPDWDVQKIYNKTGISTRAIAGKNECASDLAVAAAEKLFEKGICKREEVEFLILCTQSPDYYLPTTACIVQDRLKLPTTCGAFDINLGCSGYVYGLSIVKGMIESGIVNNVLLITSETYSKYLHPTDRSVRTIFGDGAAATFISSIESEEELIGPFVFGTDGSGANLLIVPAGGLRMPISQEAKIEQTFDDGAIRSPQNLFMDGAEIFNFTLKSVPSAVKELLKKSKMTIDDIDMYIFHQANAFMLETLRKKIKIPKEKFCINNEQYGNTVSSTIPMAIELEIEKNSIKKGDKLMLVGFGVGLSWAGTIIKYI, translated from the coding sequence ATGAGGAACAGAGCTTACATTAAAGATATAGCATCATACCTTCCTGCGCAAAAACTAACGAATGATGAACTTATAAAAGATTATCCCGATTGGGATGTACAAAAGATTTATAATAAAACAGGCATATCAACCAGAGCAATTGCGGGAAAGAATGAATGTGCATCTGATTTAGCTGTTGCAGCAGCTGAAAAATTATTTGAAAAAGGTATTTGCAAAAGAGAAGAGGTAGAATTTCTAATACTCTGCACGCAAAGTCCGGATTATTATTTGCCAACCACGGCTTGCATTGTGCAGGACCGCCTAAAGCTGCCAACTACTTGCGGAGCGTTTGACATTAACCTAGGGTGTTCCGGATATGTATACGGGCTTTCAATTGTCAAAGGGATGATAGAATCAGGGATTGTTAATAATGTACTTCTGATTACTTCTGAAACATATTCCAAATACTTACATCCTACTGACAGGAGTGTAAGAACGATTTTCGGCGACGGAGCAGCAGCAACATTTATATCTTCAATCGAAAGCGAAGAAGAACTAATCGGGCCGTTTGTTTTTGGAACCGACGGCAGCGGTGCCAACCTGTTAATTGTACCGGCAGGCGGGCTTAGAATGCCCATATCACAAGAGGCAAAAATAGAGCAAACTTTTGATGATGGAGCAATAAGGTCACCGCAAAATCTTTTTATGGATGGTGCGGAGATATTTAACTTTACCTTAAAATCCGTGCCTTCTGCAGTAAAAGAATTGCTCAAAAAAAGTAAGATGACAATCGATGATATCGATATGTATATATTTCACCAAGCTAATGCATTTATGTTAGAAACTCTGCGCAAAAAGATAAAAATACCTAAAGAAAAATTTTGCATAAACAACGAACAGTATGGCAATACAGTTTCATCTACCATACCCATGGCTATTGAATTAGAGATAGAAAAAAACAGCATAAAAAAGGGCGATAAATTAATGTTGGTAGGCTTTGGAGTAGGACTTTCTTGGGCAGGCACAATAATAAAATATATTTAA
- a CDS encoding sugar transferase → MANIELNSNKTITNLTPQQGGLYRRYFKRPIDFTLSLLAIIALSPVLAIIAIIVKVNLGSPVIFRQERPGLNEKIFTLYKFRTMTDKRDQNGDLLPDEVRLTNFGKFLRSTSLDELPELFNILKGDMSIVGPRPLLVQYLPLYNDHQRRRHEVRPGLSGLAQVNGRNAISWEEKFDLDVKYVENVSFFGDLKIIFKTVVKVIKREGINKDANMTMEPFRGSKNFNV, encoded by the coding sequence ATGGCAAATATTGAATTGAACTCAAATAAGACAATTACTAATTTGACCCCACAACAAGGAGGACTATACAGAAGATATTTTAAAAGACCAATAGATTTTACTCTTTCATTATTGGCTATTATAGCTCTTAGTCCTGTCCTTGCTATCATAGCTATTATTGTAAAAGTTAATCTTGGCAGTCCGGTGATTTTTAGGCAGGAAAGACCCGGACTTAATGAAAAGATATTTACTCTTTATAAATTCAGAACGATGACCGATAAACGAGATCAGAATGGTGATTTGTTGCCGGATGAGGTTCGCCTGACTAACTTTGGAAAGTTCCTCAGGAGCACTTCCTTAGACGAACTTCCTGAGCTATTTAATATACTTAAAGGGGACATGAGCATTGTTGGTCCAAGGCCGCTGCTTGTTCAATACTTGCCGCTTTATAATGATCATCAAAGACGTCGACATGAAGTAAGACCGGGGCTTTCAGGCTTAGCACAGGTAAACGGCAGAAATGCTATTAGCTGGGAAGAGAAATTCGATCTTGATGTAAAATATGTTGAAAATGTTTCTTTTTTTGGGGATCTAAAAATAATTTTTAAAACAGTTGTAAAAGTTATAAAAAGAGAAGGAATTAACAAAGACGCAAATATGACTATGGAACCTTTTAGAGGTAGTAAAAATTTCAACGTATAA